GGTGAGAAAAAAGGAATTGCATGTCATGGTTGTCAAATGGTTCTAGAGTATTCTATCAATGAACCAAAAGTATTAAAAAATATAAAATACGATAATAAAGATTTTTTAATTGAAATTAGATCGTTTGCAGAAATAGATGAATTTAATTTTGAACAATTAACCAAAAGAATTAATTTTCATGTTAATGGAGAAAATCAATTTCTAACATTGGTAGTTCCTCTTCAACTATTACCAGAATCATATGATGTATTAGTAGATAATGAAAGAATATACTTTCATGGATACATCAATAATGGAACACATGTATGGATTAACGTAAGATCCGATACTACAGGCATGGTATCAATCGTAGATTCAAAAAATACTGATCAAGTAAATCCCAATATGCGAGATTTACCACTAGTATCAGACATTAATCAGAACATTATAGTTTTACTTGGCGTAATAATCATAGTTGGAGTTATTATTACCATATTTATCATGAAGAAAAAATCATCAGTAACTTCAAAAGATATTAAAAATGAGCACACTCAAAATGCAGATGAAATTTAATATCTCAATAGACTATGAATATATTTTTTAAATAATGTAAAACTATTCTCCACCTGAACCACAAGAACAAAAACCATATTCATCAATCCGAACATTACAGATTACACATTTTTCGCCATAATCTACTTCCCAGGGTTCTTTTCCATATAACTTAAAATGATCATCAATCTCAAGTGGGATTTCCCGTTTCTTTCCCAATGATTTGTATATGTAAAACAACTATACATAGATTATCGGAGAATAAATAAATGAAAATTGAATGTGGATGTCACTGTATCAAATGTAAAAGTACTAATCTCGAATCAAACAGAATCGGACAAATTGAGAAAGACGGATATTTCGATATGCATCATACATGTAATCAGTGTAACACACATTTTGATCATTTAGATGGAGAGATTTTTGAGAGTTGTGAAAAGTGTGAGTATAAAATTAGTTAGATACTAATGCGTTTTCAACAAAATAATGGGCTCTATTCTCTTTTGAATTTTTTAGAATTTCTCTATTAGATGCCATTTTTGCTAAAGCTTTTGATACATCTAAGGGACTAGCACTCCAACCATATTCTCGAAGTTGTTGGACGGTTTCTGTTACGGTTCTAGGAGAATCAAAGAATTTACTAGTTTCTAATATTCTTAATTTTGCTTTGATTTCATGAGGTGTAATTGGTTTTGGTTCATTAAACTCTGGCTCAAATGCTTCTGCATCATCTAAATATTCAAGACCAAATCGGTTAGACTGTATTGATTCATTTGGTTTTGTAGAAACTTCATTTGAATTTTCATAGATGATTTTTGCCTGATTTGCATGTATGTGACTTGATATGTTTTCAATAATTTCACCTAAAGTTTGATTATCAACATAGAAATCTCTAGATTCAACCTCAATTTCACTCTCACCAAGTTTGAGTTTTATTCTAGCCATCACCCATAAATCGTAAGGTTTTGATTTATTCTGCTAGCTCTAATCAGCTTCAAGATTAGATCAAAACTTTTACACATAGAAATGGGATTTTTTTCCTATTGAGTTAAAAAGCGATCTTGAGATAATGTGATGTATGGTTTCCAAAGCCAAAAAAGTAATCATAATTATTGTTATAGCGTTAGGTCTATTTGCATATTCACAATATGTATTAGCCTCACAAATAGGCGTGAAAATTACTCAAAGTGATCTTCTTGCAGAGAATGAAAGTGGAGTGATTCATGACGTTGTACTAGAGTTTAGTAATCCATCATTATTGTATTTGACTGCTGGTAAAACAGAGTTTTTTGTAGTAGCAAATGAGGAAATGATAGGAAGAGGAGATTTGGAATCATTTGTACTGCCAGCATTAGGAAGTAGTTCTGTAAGCGGTACGTATATGAGAGATTCTAATGTAAATACACAAGAAGATTCAACAGTAAAAATAAGTGGTGTCATAAAATATGATGTGATTTTTACTTCGATTGATGTACCTTTTGTATATTACCCTACACCTGACCAAGCAAGAGAATTTATACGTGAAAATTAGTTTTTTAAAGAATGTTAACTGTTTTTGGTTCTACTGCCTTAGATACAATTAGAACACCAAAAAAAATTTTAAAAGATGTTTTAGGTGGTGCTGCTACATTTGCAGCAATATCAGCAAGTAATTTTGTCGATACCGGACTAATAGCAGTAGTTGGAAAAGATTTTCCTGAAAGATATCATCAAATTTTAGCAAAATATCTTGATTTACGAGGCTTGACCATAAAAGATGGTAAGACATTTCGTTATGATGGAAGTTATGATAAAACACTTAGTACAAGAGAAACTTTAAAGACTGAGTTAAATGTATTAGCAGATTTTAAACCAACTGTTCCACAAGAATATAAAAAATCTCAATTTGTGTATCTAGCCAATAATGATCCTGATCAAAATTTAATGTTAATTAAAGAATTTGATAAAGTAAAGTTTTCAATGTGTGATACTATAGAATTTTGGATTTCTACAAAACGTGAATCTGTAATTAAGATGATTAAAGCTGTAGATGCAGTGGTCATAAATGACGAAGAAGCTAAATTGCTAACAAAAGAATTCAACCTAATAAAATGTGCAAAAAAAATGATGGAATGGGGTGCAAAATATGTAATTATTAAAAAAGGAGAGCATGGCTCAATGATGTTTTTTGATGATGTGGTATTTCCATCAGCAGGATTTTCATTAGAAGATGTAGTGGATCCAACAGGTGCAGGAGATTCGTTTGCTGGAGCCATGATAGGGTATTTAGCTAGTAAAAATTCAGTCAAGTTATCAGAGATCAAAAAAGCTGTTGTTTATGGAAATGTTTTGGGTTCATTTGCTGTTGAAAGATATGGATTAGATGGATTACTTCAAATTAAAAAAACAGATATCATGAAACGAGTCAAATTATATGAAAAAATGATTCGTTTCTAAAGATTTAAGTTTGATTATTTCCGCAATTGGGTTGTATATTCTAAGATATGTCTGAAAAAAATGAAGATCGTTTAGATACTATATTCAAATTACAAAAGGGGTTATCAGAAATGATGAAGTTAGATCGATATCCAAAAGATTCTGAAGGAAGAATTTCTGCATTATCTACAGCAATAATACATGAAGCAGTAGAACTACAAAGAACTACAAATTGGAAATGGTGGAAAACTCCAGTTCCATTTAATGTATTAGAAGCAAGAGAAGAATTAATCGATATTTGGCATTTTGTGGTACAAGCATCCTTAGAACTAAATTTAACTCCAGATGATATTCTTGAAGAATATAAAAAGAAAAATGAAATTAATCGAGAAAGACAAAGAAACGGATACTAGTTTATATATTTTTTAATTGTTTCAAGATTAGTTTCATTGATTATATTTACTAGATTGATTTCATTCTGAAAATAATTTATCTCAGATTTTGTTGAAGTAAGAAAAGGATCAGGACTTGAAGAGTTAATTATTCTCCCATGTTCATTGATTCCATTTTCATGTAATTTGATCAATGAATGACCAGCTTTATGACCCCAAACTTCTTTGCCACAAACTATAAGCGTCTTTACTTTTTTATTTTGGTTAAGATATTTAATTATAGAATCAATTCCTTTGTTTTCAGAAAGTAATCTTCCAGCAATAGAAATATGATTCAAAAGTTCAGAATTTGAGATTTTTTTAAGTAAATTCATGCTTGAAAGTGTACAAATTGCTATAGAAGAATGAGGATTTCCTAGGTATGATTCTTCTGGGATTGGTAGTATAATCTTGCATAATTCTCCAATTGCATTTTCAATACTATTCATTGACTATATCACGAAGAGATTGTGCGATAAATTCAATATTTTTACTAGTAACTTTAGGATGTATTGGAAGAGATAAAGTATGAGATGAGGCCCATTCAGTTATAGGAAGTTTGATTTTTTGTTGGTAAAATGGTGTTTTGTGAACTGGAATAGGATAGTAAGAAGCTGCGCCTATTCCTTTTTCATTAAGTTTTTTCAAAATTTTATCTCGTTTTGAAGTTGCTATTGTGTAAAGATACCAGTTCACATTTTCATTTTTTCTTTGATGTGGTAAAATAATATTCAAATTAGAAATAAGTTTTGATAATAGATTTGCGTTTTTTTGTCTGGTTTTTAGAAATCCAGGAAGTTTTTTCATTTGTATTGTTGCAATGGCAGCACTTATTTCTGGTAATCTAAGATTTAATCCAAATATTCTGGTATCATATCCATGAACCATTCCATGGTTTCTGATCATCAATAATTTATCATGTAATTTTTTATTGTTAGTTCCAATAAATCCTCCTTCACCAGATGTCATTACTTTAGCAGGATACATACTCCAACAACCTAAATCAGAAAAAGTTCCAGCATGTTTTCCTTTGTAAGTAGAACCTAAAGATTGAGCAGAGTCCTCTATTACAGGCAAATTATGTTTTTTTGCGATTTCTAAGATCCTATCAATATATGCTACATTGCCATAAAGATGTACAGGTATAATTGCTCTAGTCTTTTTTGTAATCTTTTTTTGTAGATCATCAGGATCCATAGTATAATTTTCTTTCAATATATCAACAAAGACTGGTTTTGCTCCAGTAGAGACAACAGAATTGGCAGTTGCAACAAATGTAAATGAAGGAACAAGTACTTCATCACCTTTTTTGATATCTAAAGCATAAAGTGCAGCCTGTAAAGCAGCAGTACCAGAATTTACAGCAACTACATATTTTGATTTTATGAATAAAGATGCTGATTTTTCAAATGCTTGTACATGCTTTCCTCCATGACTTGCTGCTGATGTAAGTGAACCATTTTTAAGAATTGAAGTAACTGCAGAAATTTCATCTTTACCTACAAATGGAACATTAATTGCAATTTTCAACAAAGAATCTCATTAAAACTAGTCTATAAATCTCATGAAATAGGCATGAATTTTTATATTTCAAAATTAGGAAATTCGCATAATGAGTCAACATCATCTTGAAAAATCAGATGCAGGGTACAAAGTTTTTCTATACATTTTCTATGTTTGCGGTTTTATCATGGTCTCAAGTCTTGTTTTTGGAATATACATCACTATGATAGAATGGATGGAAAACGGAAAATATGTTATGGGAGAAGCAATTCAGAATACTTTCATACCATTTGAAAATTTTGCCAGGGTTTCTACTTGGATATTCTTTTCTACAATTATTGGATGGTATTGCGTTTCAAGAATAGGATGGAGAAGAACTGCTGGAAATAAAATTATTGGATGGAGAATGGCATTACTTCAGCTTATGTTGTTAGGATTTGCAATTATTACATTGTATGAAGTATTATACAATTTTACAGTTTTAAATGCAGAGATCACAGCAGGTATGATTAAAGGTAATGCTCCCAATATTGATATGTTATCAATTGCATATCCAGATCAAAATAGACCATGGAATTTGGTTTTTGCAACAAAGGTTTTCCTTGCTGCATTCATAATTAGTGCTCATGCATTTTATCTTAGTACTAAACCAAGAAAAGTCTTAGAATAATGAATTATAATTTTTATTTAGATGTAAATAGTTTTCCTAGTTTTTCTTGATCAGCTTTAACTTTACCAAATGCTTTTCTGTGGGTTTGATTACAAAATTTTACAGTTTCTGAACGTGGATCATTTTTTCTTGTTTCCTCAATAATTCTACCACACCAAAAACAATATTCTTTCTTAATGACTCCCAATTCCCATCCTAAAAATTTGGAATCATAGTATCCTTTTTCTTTTGGACGTATAGAATTTAGAAAATCACCCTTCTCAGATTTAATCCAAATATTTTTAATTTTAGGATGAAATGGTTTATTCCATCGTCTCTTTTTTTCATCCCATTTGATATTGTTCTCAGTACAAAATTGATAAAATTGTTCTTCAAAGTGTTTAGATACCACAATTCTATTCACAATTTCGCCTATGAAAGCATTCCCAAAAGATAATCTTGTAAATTGACAATTGTTACCTTTGTAAGAATTTTTAAGAATTAAATGGCTTGGGAAGAGGAAATTAGTTTTTCTACTAGATGATACTACACTAAACATGGGATTGTTTGGTAGTTCTAATGAAACAAAATGTAAA
Above is a genomic segment from Nitrosarchaeum sp. containing:
- a CDS encoding PfkB family carbohydrate kinase, yielding MLTVFGSTALDTIRTPKKILKDVLGGAATFAAISASNFVDTGLIAVVGKDFPERYHQILAKYLDLRGLTIKDGKTFRYDGSYDKTLSTRETLKTELNVLADFKPTVPQEYKKSQFVYLANNDPDQNLMLIKEFDKVKFSMCDTIEFWISTKRESVIKMIKAVDAVVINDEEAKLLTKEFNLIKCAKKMMEWGAKYVIIKKGEHGSMMFFDDVVFPSAGFSLEDVVDPTGAGDSFAGAMIGYLASKNSVKLSEIKKAVVYGNVLGSFAVERYGLDGLLQIKKTDIMKRVKLYEKMIRF
- a CDS encoding dUTPase; the protein is MSEKNEDRLDTIFKLQKGLSEMMKLDRYPKDSEGRISALSTAIIHEAVELQRTTNWKWWKTPVPFNVLEAREELIDIWHFVVQASLELNLTPDDILEEYKKKNEINRERQRNGY
- a CDS encoding tetrahydromethanopterin S-methyltransferase subunit A: MNSIENAIGELCKIILPIPEESYLGNPHSSIAICTLSSMNLLKKISNSELLNHISIAGRLLSENKGIDSIIKYLNQNKKVKTLIVCGKEVWGHKAGHSLIKLHENGINEHGRIINSSSPDPFLTSTKSEINYFQNEINLVNIINETNLETIKKYIN
- a CDS encoding DegT/DnrJ/EryC1/StrS family aminotransferase, with amino-acid sequence MKIAINVPFVGKDEISAVTSILKNGSLTSAASHGGKHVQAFEKSASLFIKSKYVVAVNSGTAALQAALYALDIKKGDEVLVPSFTFVATANSVVSTGAKPVFVDILKENYTMDPDDLQKKITKKTRAIIPVHLYGNVAYIDRILEIAKKHNLPVIEDSAQSLGSTYKGKHAGTFSDLGCWSMYPAKVMTSGEGGFIGTNNKKLHDKLLMIRNHGMVHGYDTRIFGLNLRLPEISAAIATIQMKKLPGFLKTRQKNANLLSKLISNLNIILPHQRKNENVNWYLYTIATSKRDKILKKLNEKGIGAASYYPIPVHKTPFYQQKIKLPITEWASSHTLSLPIHPKVTSKNIEFIAQSLRDIVNE